The region CACGAACACCGGGAAGTCGATGTCCTTGGCGGCTTCGAGCAGGTCTCCGACGTCGCTGGACGGCGCGCTGGACCGGAGCACCGGCAGCCCGGCCTCGCGGGCGGCGGCGATGGCGCGCGCCTTGTTGCCGGTCAGCTCCAGCACGTCCGAGGGCGGGCCGACGAACGTGATCCCGGCCTCGGCGCAGGCCTTGGCCAGTTCGGGGTTCTCCGACAGGAAACCGTAGCCGGGGTAGACCGCGTCCGCGCCGGCTTTGAGGGCCGCCTGCACGATGCCGTCCACGGAGAGGTACGCGCGCACGGGGTGACCGGCCTCGCCGATCTCGTAGGACTCGTCGGCCTTCAGCCGGTGCAGTGAATTGCGGTCCTCGTGGGGGAAGACGGCAACCGTACCGGCGCCCAGCTCGTAGGCAGCGCGAAAAGCCCGGATCGCGATCTCGCCGCGGTTGGCGACAAGAACCTTGCGGAACATTCGGCGTTCCCTCCCAGGTCACTCGGCGGTCAATCAAGGCACGTTACCGTGCGTGTCCCGCCCCTCGGGAGTTCCATCTCACGTGACGGACGTCATCGTGATCGTTCACTCACCCGGTCAAGGGCGGTCCGACCTGGGGCGCGGCCCGTGGATTGTCCCCTGCGCGCCGGCTCGGCGCAGCCCCCTGACGGCGGGCTCACATTTCCGGCGGGGGCGGCCGGGAGTCGGCACCGGCGTTCACCCGAAAGTGATCTTGCGGGCGATCGAACGCGTGTTCGATACTTGACGGGCACGACCCACTGCCGCCAACCACCCGAACCGACCGAGAGGAGATGTGCATGACAGAGAGAGCCGGCGCGGCGGAATCGCCCTCGAACGCCCCGAGGTCCGATCCCAGCCGACAGAGCCACCCATCGGGCCAGGTGCCCGAACCCCACGGCGAGTGGGCGCGCCGTCGCGCTTCCGACCGGTCAGGGCGTACCGACCGGAGGCGCGGCGCAACACCCCGCACACCGATCACCCGACTCCGCACCGACCACCTCACCGTTTCCCGGTTCTCCGGACTCCGGACCCCAGGTTCACCGGTGGCGGACCTGGGTTCCGTCCGGCACCGCCGGAGTCCGCTCCACCGATTCCCGCTCGGCCACTCCGCCAACCGTTAGCTCGGCCACTGCACGGATGGCGAACGGGCGTCGGCGGGCGATCGATCCCGGCTGACGAGGCGGCCGACCGGACCATCGCCGACGGGCACAACACCGCAGGTCCGAGGACTCCTCACAATCGGGTGGCCATATCGTCGCCGTGAGCGGACAATCACCGAGCCGTTACAGTGCGTTCGCTGCATCGGGTGACGGACCGTGTCGACTTCTCGGTAGGGTTGGACATATGGCCGGGGCTGAAGGGACAGGGCAGCCTGCTGCCCGTACCCACTTCGATGTTGTTCTGCGCGGGTACAACCAAAAACAGGTCAACGAGCGCGTGACCCGTCTCCAGTTCGACCTCAACAACTCCAACAGATCACGCGACGCCGCGGCAGCCCAGGTCGCCGAACTCTCCAAGCTCCTCAGCACCACCCGGGCCGAGCTCGACAAGGTCAAGGCCCAGCTCGGCAACCTGGCCTCCAGCCCGGTCAGCGCGTCGAACGTCACCGAGCGGGTGCGCGTGATGATGACGTTGGCCGAGGAGGAGATCGCCGACATCCGCAAGGGCGCGGTCGACCAGGCCAACGCGACCCGTGCGGAGGCCGAGCGGTTCGCCGCCGAGGGCCGGGCGATGCACCAGCGGGCCATGAGCGACCTCGAAGAGCGCCGCAAGCAGCTCGAGGCGGGCTTCCAGAAGCGGGCGGCCGACCTGGAGAAGCAGTACCAGGACCGCCGGGCCGAGCTGGAGCGCTCGCACGAGGAGCTCCGGACCAAGCTGACCGCCGAGCACGAGACGCTGCTCGCCGAGACGCGGGCCGACCGCGAGCGGGTGACGGCCGAGTTCGAGGCCAAGAGCACGGCGCTGGACGAGCGCCGGGTCGAACTGGACGCCAAGTACAAGGGCTACCACGACGAGCTCGACAAGGAGTACGACGAGCTGCGCACCACGCTCCGCAAGGAGCACGAGGGGCACGTCGTGGAGGCCAAAGCCGAGGCCGCCCGGCTGCTGGAGGTGGCGCGGGCCGAGGTCGGCGCGCTGCGCGCCGAGTCGGACAAGCAGATCGCCGAACTGGAGTCGGAGGCGCTGGCCAAGGCCGAGAAGGCCGTCGCCGACGCCAACGGCTACGCGGAGAAGACCACGTCCGACGCCGACGCCCAGGCCGCGAAGACCCTCGCCGAGGCCACAGCCCAGGCCGACCGGACGGTCACCGAGGCGAACGCGCACGCCGAGAAGACGATCGCCGACGCGAACAGCCAGGCGGAGAAGTCCGTCACCGAGGCCACCAGCCTGGCCGAGAAGACGGTCGCGGACGCCAACGCGCTCGCCGAGAAGACGGTCAGCGAGGCGGCGGCCAAGGCGGAGAAGACGATCACCGATGCCGACACGCACGCCGACCGCCGCATCACGGCCGCCGACCAGAAGCTGACGGAGCTGCACACCGTGCACAAGGCGCTGGCCGAGCAGTTCGCGGCTGCCCAGGACGCGGTCTCCAAGGCTGTGGCGACCCTGCTGCCGTTGGACGCCGAGAACGACGCCGACGAGTCGTCGGCGCAGTCGTCCGAGGCCGGCTCCCGCTCCGGCGCGGACAGCGAAGAACCCACCACCCAGCTACCGGTCCCCCGCACTGACTGACCGCTTCACCGACCGACCCTGCGCCGGGCGCACCTGAGCCCGACCGACCCCTGTCCCGGCGGTAGGTGGCCGGTCTGCGTTCGTGGGCGTGACAGCCGGCGTCGCCGTGGCGCGGGGCGGTGGACAGCGCCTCGCCGGTGGGTGCCGGCGTACGGCGGTCCGGCGCGCCGGGCGTGAACTTGGTTGGCGGGGGTGCGGGTTGCCGGTGCCGGTTGCCGGTGCCGGTTGTCTGGGTTACTTCGGGAGTTGGTCGGCGGGGACGACCTCGGCGGGGGCGGGGGTCGGGAAGTCGAACGGTTGGCCCCACTCGGTGAAGCGGGTGGTCGACTGCTTGACGACCTTGCCGTCCAGTTCGAAGCGGTACTCCGCCTTCTGGGGTGCGCCGGTGTCGTCCACCCACACCACGGCCCGGATGGTGATGCCGAACTCGGCCAGCTGGGTGTGCTGGAGCTGAATGTCCGGGTTCTCGATGACCTTCGCCATCTTCATCGGGTCGACCACGAGGTCGTAGCGGGTGGTCGGGGTGCCGTCGAGCTGCTCGGCGGCGCGGTTGACGATCAGGGCCGCGCGGGGCTGCACGTAGTCGAGTTCCGCGCCGACCGTCGCGCCCGGTCCGAAGCCGCGCAGGAGGGCGTCGACGTCGCCGCTGTTCTGGCGGGTGTAGAAGCCCCACTTCTTGCCCTCGGGCATGGGGGCGCCGTCGACGTGCACGTAGAGGCCGTCGCGGGTCATGACCATGTCCATCTTGCGGTTCTGGCCGCCGGTGGCCATCTGCATGGCCATCGAGCCGGTGATGCCGTCCGGGTCTTGGCGGAGGGTGCCGTCGATGGTGTTGCGCACCTCGGTGGCGTTGCCGTCGGTGGCGAAGCCCTCGGTGTGGAAGCGGGCGGTCTTGAGTTCGGTGCGGCGTTGGTCGAGGCGTTCCGCCAAGACGGCCACATCGCCCTTGGGCGGTGAGCTCGGCGGCGGGGTCGTCGTGCTCTCGCCGGGCCCGGACGAGCAGGCGGCCGGCGCGGACAGGACCAGTGCGGTCGAGGTCAGGGCGAGCAGCAGGCGGCGCACAGTTCGGCGACGATACCCCAGCCGGTCGGCCCGGCCGCCGGTCAGCCCGGCCGGAGGACGAGTCCGGCGGGGCGTCAGCCCAGCAGGACTTGCCAGTCCTCGCGCACCGGCGGCAGGGTGAGGCGTTCCTGGATGAGGAAGTCCTGCCGCCACCGGCCCACCTCGCGCGCGGCGAGCAGGTAGTACACCGTCGCGGCCACCACGCAGCCGATCGCGGCGATGGCGGCGAGGCCGCCCAGCCAGTCGCCGGCCGACCAGGCGCGCACGGCCACCAGCACCGGCAGGGCCAGCACCGCCAGGTCGAACAGCCGGCCCAGCAGGTTGCGCCACCACGGCCTGGTGGCGACGCGCACGCCCGCGTCTTCGAGCGTGTCGTACTCGTCCGGGCCGTGTTCGCGCAGCCTGGTCGCCTCGACCCGCCGGGTGCGGATCTCGATCAGGACGCCCCACAGCGTCGCCAGGCCCAGGACCAACAGCAGGACGTCGACCGCGTGGTAGTACCAGGGGGCGTCGAGGTTGGCGGCGTATGACGCGAGGCCGGCCGCCACCATGACCGCGCCCGCCCGCTTGAGCGAGGACAGGTACTGCTTGGTCAGCCAGGTGGGCAGCAGCGACTTGACGACCTTGTCCCGGACGTCGGGGCGGGCGGCGCGCAGGGCGCGCGCTTGCTCGCGGGCCCGTTCCAGTTCCGGGGCACGGCTGCGGGTGGGCGACAGGACGCGCATCTAGGCCTTCTCCAGGTATTCCGCCCGTTCCTCGTCGAGCAGGCCGGCCACCAGCGACGCCAGCCCCGGGTGGGCGGCCAGCTCCGGGTCGGCGTCCACGACCTGGGTCGCGACGATCCGGGCTTCGGCGATCACGTCCTCGTCGCGCAGCAGCGACAACATCTTCAGGCCCGACCGGGTGCCGGACTGGGCGGCGCCCAGGATGTCGCCCTCGCGGCGCAGCTCCAGGTCGAGCTGGGCGAGTTCGAACCCGTCCAGGGTGGATTCCACGGCGCGCAGCCGGGCCATCGTGGCGGTCCCATCGGGCATCTCGGTGACCAGCAGGCACAGGCCGGGCGCGCTGCCCCGGCCGACCCGGCCGCGCAGCTGGTGCAGCTGGCTGACGCCGAAGCGGTCGGCGTCCATGATCACCATGACGGTGGCGTTCGGGACGTTCACGCCGACCTCGACCACCGTGGTGGCGACCAGGACCTGCACCTCGTTGCCCGCGAAGGCCCGCATCACGGCGTCCTTCTCGTCCGGTGGCATCCGGCCGTGCAGGATGTCGACGCGCAGCCCCTGCAACGGGCCTTCGGCCAGGCGTTGGGCCACGTCCACGACGGCCAGCGGCGGTCGGCGGTCGGACGTGTCGTCCTTGGGCGGCTCGTCGCCGGACGAGCCCTCGGACTCGCCGTCGCCGATGCGCGGGCAGACCACGTACACCTGGTGGCCGTTGCCGACCTCTTCGCGGATGCGCTGCCAGGCCCGGTCCAGCCACGCCGGCTTCTCCGCCATCGGCACCACGGAGGTGCTGATCGGCGAGCGGCCTTGCGGCAGCTCGCGCAGCGCGGAGACCTCCAAGTCGCCGTAGACCGTCATCGCGACCGTGCGCGGGATCGGGGTCGCGGTCATCACCAGCACGTGCGGTGTGGAGCCGCCGGCGCGGCCGCTGAGGGCCGCCCGCTGCTCGACGCCGAACCGGTGCTGCTCGTCCACCACGACCAGGCCCAGGTCGTGGAACTCGACCTTGTCCTGGATGAGGGCGTGCGTCCCGACGACCACGCCGGCCTCGCCGGTGACGATCTCCAGCAGGGCCTTCTTGCGCTGCGCGGTCGGCATCGAGCCGGTCAGCAGGGTGACCCGGGTGGCGTGCTCGGCCCCGCCCAGCTCGCCCGCCTGGCCCAGGTCGCCGAGCAGGTCGCGCAGCGACCGGGCGTGCTGCGCGGCCAGCACCTCGGTGGGCGCGAGCATGGCGGCCTGCCGGCCCGCGTCCACGACCTGGAGCATCGCGCGCAGGGCGACCATCGTGTTGTGGGTGACGACGAAGTGGTCCGTCACGTAGAGCCGGGACGGGTGGGCGACGGAGATGCACTGGACCGGCTTCACGCCGACGAACTCGACCCGTTCGACGTACCGCACGGGCGGCGCGGTGCGGTCCAGCGCGTCCCGGAACGGCGGGAACTCCTCAGGCAGCCGCACGACGACCTCGTGCTGCTCGTAGCCGTAGCCCACCACGCCGGTGCCGCCCAGCGACTCGGCCAGCTCGCTGACGTAGTCGGCGAGGTTCTCGGACTCGGTGCGGAACACCACGTCCACCCCGTCGCACGCACCGCCGGTGCTGAGCAGCCCCTGCAGCAGCTCGTGCCGCTCCTTGACCGGGGCCAGCTCGACGCAGTCGACGTCCGGCGCGACGACCATCGGCAGCCGCCAGCGGGGCGCGCCGCCGTGGTTGCGCGGGTCGTCGCGCAGCAGGTCGTCGCGGATCTCGCGCAGGGTCCGCACCTCGCCGTCGTGGGTGGCCCACAGGTGTTCCAGGTCGCACTCGACGGACTTGCCGTCGGAGAGCACCACCCGGAACACCTCGCGCTCGCCCTGCGGGAAGACGCCGGTCACCTCGGTAGGGCTGCCGTCCTGGGTGATCACCTGGTCGCCGACCTGAAGGTCGCCCATGGCCACGAAGCCCTCGGGGGTGAGCACCAGGGCGTCCAGCGGCTGGGCCTTGCCGGAGCCGACCTCGCCCTGGAGCAGCCGGTTCATCGGCTGCTCGGCGGACAGGTCGGCGGAGATCCGCTCGCCGACCTCGCGCTGGCCGGCGGTGAGCTCGAAGGGCAGCCGCTCGTCGAAGGCGTCGGCGACCAGGCCCGGTCTGGGCGGACAGGCGGGGGCGGGGCGGGCGGTGGCGGAGCGGCGGCGCTGGGCCAGGGCGAGCTGCACGGCCATCGCCTCGTCCCACTTGAGCCGCTGCTGCGCGACGGTGATCGCGGCCCACCCGTCGGGCCGGTGGATGTCGCGCAGCGCCTTCTCCAGCGACACCAGGCCGCGCTCCTCGCGCAGGTCGGCGGGCAGCGGGTCCTCGGCCACGCCGTCCCACAGCGCGAGCACCTGCTCGACGCAGTTGGACACGTTCCACGACTGGATGCCCTGCGCCGCCGGGTAGACCGGGATGAACGCGCCCGCGAACTTGGCGGCGCTCCCGTCGGTCTCGGCGTCGAGCACCTGGTAGTCGGGGTGGGCGAGCTGGAGCTTGCCGTTGAACATGCCGACCTTGCCGGCGAACATCGCCTCGCGGCCGGGCAGCAGCTCACGCTCGACGGCGCGCGACCCGCGCCCGAAGAACACCAGGTGCAGGTCGGACGAGCCGTCCGTGATCACCGCCTCCAGCAGTTCGCCGCTGCGGCTCTTCATCCGGCGCTGCCGGGCGCTCTTCACCCTGGCCTGGACCGTGGCGTGCTCGCCCAGCTCCAGGCCCTTGATCTCGGTGAGCTTGCCGCGTTCGTCGTAGCGGCGCGGGTAGTGCCGCAGCAGCTCGCCGACCGTGGTCAGTCCGAGACCGCTCTCCAGCGCGTCGGCGCTCTTCTTGCCGAGCACCGACACCAGCTTTTCGTCGAAGGTCGTCATCCCGGCCTATTCAACTACTCCACGCCGACAATGAGGACGGCGCCGGGCTGTCCACCTTGATACGCCGCCAGATCAACCTCCGGATGGGCGATGCGCAGGTGCTCCTCCAGCACCTGGGCGAGGCCCTCCGGCGCGTCCTCGCCGAGCAGCGCGGTGACCAGCTCGCCGCCGCCGGCCAGCATCCGGTCGACCAGCCGGCGGGCCAGCGCGCCGACGTCGGCCGGGCCGGGTTCGACCGCGACGACCTCGCCGTCGAGCATCCCGAGCAGGTCGCCGGGGCGGCAGCGGCCGACCCAGGTGATCGCCTCGCGTTCGGAGACCCGCAGCTCGCCGCGCCGGGTCGCGGCGGCGGCCTCGGCCATCGCCACCACGTCGTCGCCGGGCCGGCGGGACGCGTCGTGCACGGCCAGCGCGGCCAACGCCTGCACCGGCGAGGAGGTCGGCACGACGACCACGTCCTGGCCCGCGTCGGCGGCCTGCGCGACCACTACGTCCAGCGGCGCGCGCAGGTCCGGGTCGCCGGGCAGCACGGTGACGTGCCGGGCGCGGGTGCTCACCACGACGGCGAGCAGGTCGGCCGGGTCGGCGGTGGGCGCGGCTACCACCGCGCCCTCGGAGCGGAACAGCTCCACCGCCCCCGCGCCCTCGACCAGCACGATGACCGCGCGGTCGCGGACGAACCGGGGGGCCTGCGCGGCGAACTGGTCGGCGAACCGGGCGACCGTGATCCGGTGCGGCCGGCCCTGTTCGACACCGGCCTCGATGGCCGCGCCGATGTC is a window of Saccharothrix espanaensis DSM 44229 DNA encoding:
- a CDS encoding helicase-related protein; its protein translation is MTTFDEKLVSVLGKKSADALESGLGLTTVGELLRHYPRRYDERGKLTEIKGLELGEHATVQARVKSARQRRMKSRSGELLEAVITDGSSDLHLVFFGRGSRAVERELLPGREAMFAGKVGMFNGKLQLAHPDYQVLDAETDGSAAKFAGAFIPVYPAAQGIQSWNVSNCVEQVLALWDGVAEDPLPADLREERGLVSLEKALRDIHRPDGWAAITVAQQRLKWDEAMAVQLALAQRRRSATARPAPACPPRPGLVADAFDERLPFELTAGQREVGERISADLSAEQPMNRLLQGEVGSGKAQPLDALVLTPEGFVAMGDLQVGDQVITQDGSPTEVTGVFPQGEREVFRVVLSDGKSVECDLEHLWATHDGEVRTLREIRDDLLRDDPRNHGGAPRWRLPMVVAPDVDCVELAPVKERHELLQGLLSTGGACDGVDVVFRTESENLADYVSELAESLGGTGVVGYGYEQHEVVVRLPEEFPPFRDALDRTAPPVRYVERVEFVGVKPVQCISVAHPSRLYVTDHFVVTHNTMVALRAMLQVVDAGRQAAMLAPTEVLAAQHARSLRDLLGDLGQAGELGGAEHATRVTLLTGSMPTAQRKKALLEIVTGEAGVVVGTHALIQDKVEFHDLGLVVVDEQHRFGVEQRAALSGRAGGSTPHVLVMTATPIPRTVAMTVYGDLEVSALRELPQGRSPISTSVVPMAEKPAWLDRAWQRIREEVGNGHQVYVVCPRIGDGESEGSSGDEPPKDDTSDRRPPLAVVDVAQRLAEGPLQGLRVDILHGRMPPDEKDAVMRAFAGNEVQVLVATTVVEVGVNVPNATVMVIMDADRFGVSQLHQLRGRVGRGSAPGLCLLVTEMPDGTATMARLRAVESTLDGFELAQLDLELRREGDILGAAQSGTRSGLKMLSLLRDEDVIAEARIVATQVVDADPELAAHPGLASLVAGLLDEERAEYLEKA